The Ooceraea biroi isolate clonal line C1 chromosome 11, Obir_v5.4, whole genome shotgun sequence genome includes a region encoding these proteins:
- the LOC105278740 gene encoding uncharacterized protein LOC105278740, producing MRDKMMLFDFTNAQSVDDWREMSDTVRPVGKSKAALVLQISQLFQRAILFTLLNPQPNGAGFAGVRKPTNLDLSSFNNIEITCRGQGQNSHYKISLRHRGQNSDEDLSYEQFFTVPMSNDEFAAVTLPLKDFKPYYRGREIPDGEPLDTANITMFEFQIYGGVYLPIKQHGASALEIETVQVF from the exons ATGAG GGATAAAATGATGCTGTTCGATTTCACAAACGCGCAAAGCGTGGACGATTGGCGAGAGATGTCCGATACCGTCAGACCCGTGGGAAAGTCCAAAGCTGCTTTAGTGCTGCAAATAAGCCAGCTTTTCCAACGTGCGATCCTTTTCACGCTGTTGAACCCACAACCCAATGGCGCCGGTTTTGCCGGAGTTAGGAAACCGACGAATCTCGATTTGTCGTCGTTCAACAATATTGAGATTACTTGTCGCGGTCAGGGGCAAAAtagccattataaaatatctctcaGGCATCGAGGGCAGAACTCAGATGAAGACCTCAGCTACGAGCAATTTTTTACA GTGCCAATGTCGAACGATGAGTTCGCCGCAGTGACATTACCTTTGAAAGACTTTAAGCCTTATTATCGTGGTCGGGAGATTCCAGATGGAGAACCTCTAGACACAGCTAATATCACCATGTTTGAATTCCAAATTTACGGAGGCGTTTATCTGCCCATTAAGCAACACGGTGCGTCAGCCTTAGAAATAGAAACTGTACAAGTGTTTTAA
- the LOC109610930 gene encoding uncharacterized protein LOC109610930 isoform X1, which produces MAGRANDDGGGANVEPPVTRQRPSVRPSVGGSARSRAAPLRPDPRVNLAGRSMVSWSRNANRIHQPRTDEEWRRVACASGVPMHRVVCTCTHTSKEGWMNHPFATRTAWMIPCARRTRSHLRPVPGQIKKHCQDNVKSTLGGFSDYNKSAVGTFGCLQ; this is translated from the exons ATGGCAGGCCGCGCCAACGACGATGGCGGCGGAGCAAACGTCGAACCACCTGTCACTCGCCaacgtccgtccgtccgtccgtccgtcggcGGGTCGGCTCGGTCGCGCGCCGCGCCACTACGCCCGGATCCTCGGGTGAACCTCGCGGGTCGCTCGATGGTCTCGTGGTCCCGAAACGCGAATCGGATTCACCAGCCGAGGACCGACGAGGAGTGGCGGCGCGTAGCGTGCGCCTCTGGCGTACCTATGCATCGTGTTGTATGTACGTGCACGCATACGTCAAAGGAAGGATGGATGAATCATCCGTTCGCAACGCGAACGGCGTGGATGATTCCGTGCGCACGCCGCACACGGAGTCATTTGCGTCCAGTTCCG GGACAAATCAAGAAGCACTGCCAGGATAACGTAAAGAGTACGCTTGGAGGATTTTCAGACTACAATAAATCTGCTGTCGGAACCTTTGGATGTCTACAATAA
- the LOC109610930 gene encoding uncharacterized protein LOC109610930 isoform X2 → MAGRANDDGGGANVEPPVTRQRPSVRPSVGGSARSRAAPLRPDPRVNLAGRSMVSWSRNANRIHQPRTDEEWRRVACASGVPMHRVVWTNQEALPG, encoded by the exons ATGGCAGGCCGCGCCAACGACGATGGCGGCGGAGCAAACGTCGAACCACCTGTCACTCGCCaacgtccgtccgtccgtccgtccgtcggcGGGTCGGCTCGGTCGCGCGCCGCGCCACTACGCCCGGATCCTCGGGTGAACCTCGCGGGTCGCTCGATGGTCTCGTGGTCCCGAAACGCGAATCGGATTCACCAGCCGAGGACCGACGAGGAGTGGCGGCGCGTAGCGTGCGCCTCTGGCGTACCTATGCATCGTGTTGTAT GGACAAATCAAGAAGCACTGCCAGGATAA
- the LOC105278736 gene encoding uncharacterized protein LOC105278736 isoform X1: MGSKSVRICISICSRCLTSLKYVTCIHKVSSIADCFSQLLQMPYILVRGNLASYGHKYPWRVLVSGLKAADIEQLSRFSSGGYCDDSTIVYMQHPCVLLTALEVLGYKVVASSSTSVKQDYNEYMWTMRKEFSEPEPDTVVKAARQWQKQPRPTPRPKSWTPPSRTMKFSITSV, from the exons ATGGGGAGCAAGTCCGTAAGAATATGCATCAGCATTTGTTCAAGATGTCTAACATCTCTGAAATATGTTACATGTATCCACAAGGTGTCGTCTATTGCAGATTGTTTTAGCCAACTATTACAGATGCCATACATTCTAGTACGTGGTAATCTAGCGTCGTACGGTCATAAGTATCCCTGGAGGGTTCTAGTGTCAGGGCTTAAAG CGGCTGACATAGAGCAGCTGAGTCGCTTCTCCTCCGGAGGATATTGCGACGACTCGACGATAGTGTACATGCAACATCCTTGCGTGCTATTGACCGCTTTAGAGGTACTCGGTTACAAAGTCGTCGCATCTTCCAGCACTAGCGTTAAACAGGATTATAATGAGTACATGTGGACCATGAGAAAAGAGTTCTCAGAACCGGAACCTGACACTGTCGTAAAAGCCG CGCGGCAATGGCAAAAACAACCACGTCCGACGCCACGTCCAAAAAGCTGGACGCCACCGTCGAGGACgatgaaattttctattacaTCGGTGTAA
- the LOC105278737 gene encoding uncharacterized protein LOC105278737: MVKKRGIVWNYYTKKVDGSQVIVFCKFCDQSYIQNATRMERHMERCPKCPEDVRQQFIQAAHSKKHKVSILDWPKQESSVDRGIAEAELEDLDDWSYRGQSYSDEAPSAIQQSVNLAVENSGTDGNPVNRNWGASGDAAEPATAGSQERASSARQRKSHTPRRIAQWPFLSVRGAGYISPLQSKIFQEQLLERRALRKAAELELRRKTLELERLQWQYERDKAQGEVRWAHETRMMQLREERERQLCRIEQSRT; this comes from the exons ATGGTGAAGAAGCGCGGTATAGTGTGGAACTATTACACCAAGAAGGTGGACGGCTCGCAGGTGATCGTCTTCTGCAAGTTCTGCGATCAGTCGTACATCCAGAATGCCACTCGCATGGAACGGCACATGGAGCGCTGCCCGAAGTGTCCAGAGGACGTCAGGCAGCAGTTCATCCAGGCGGCGCACAGCAAAAAGCACAAGGTCAGCATCCTTGACTGGCCGAAGCAGGAGTCATCCGTGGACCGCGGTATCGCCGAAGCGGAGTTGGAGGATCTCGATGACTGGAGCTACCGAGGTCAATCCTACTCGGACGAAGCGCCCTCCGCAATTCAGCAGAGCGTGAACCTCGCGGTCGAGAACAGCGGTACCGATGGAAATCCGGTGAACAGGAACTGGGGTGCGAGTGGAGATGCCGCGGAGCCTGCGACCG CCGGGTCGCAGGAACGCGCGAGTTCGGCCCGCCAGAGGAAGTCGCACACGCCAAGGAGAATCGCGCAGTGGCCGTTCCTGTCTGTGCGCGGTGCCGGTTACATCTCGCCGCTGCAGAGTAAGATATTCCAAGAGCAATTACTGGAGAGACGTGCCTTGCGAAAAGCGGCCGAGCTCGAGCTGCGCCGCAAAACGCTGGAACTGGAGCGGCTCCAGTGGCAGTACGAGAGGGACAAGGCGCAAGGCGAGGTCCGATGGGCGCACGAAACGCGTATGATGCAGCTGCGGGAGGAGCGCGAGAGGCAGTTGTGCAGAATCGAGCAAAGTAGAACGTGA
- the LOC105278736 gene encoding uncharacterized protein LOC105278736 isoform X6, with product MPYILVRGNLASYGHKYPWRVLVSGLKAADIEQLSRFSSGGYCDDSTIVYMQHPCVLLTALEVLGYKVVASSSTSVKQDYNEYMWTMRKEFSEPEPDTVVKAARQWQKQPRPTPRPKSWTPPSRTMKFSITSV from the exons ATGCCATACATTCTAGTACGTGGTAATCTAGCGTCGTACGGTCATAAGTATCCCTGGAGGGTTCTAGTGTCAGGGCTTAAAG CGGCTGACATAGAGCAGCTGAGTCGCTTCTCCTCCGGAGGATATTGCGACGACTCGACGATAGTGTACATGCAACATCCTTGCGTGCTATTGACCGCTTTAGAGGTACTCGGTTACAAAGTCGTCGCATCTTCCAGCACTAGCGTTAAACAGGATTATAATGAGTACATGTGGACCATGAGAAAAGAGTTCTCAGAACCGGAACCTGACACTGTCGTAAAAGCCG CGCGGCAATGGCAAAAACAACCACGTCCGACGCCACGTCCAAAAAGCTGGACGCCACCGTCGAGGACgatgaaattttctattacaTCGGTGTAA
- the LOC105278738 gene encoding histone-lysine N-methyltransferase SETMAR-like, producing MEVDKLHLRHCMLYEYQKGNNATAATKELCMALGQDIVDVRTVQRWFSKFRAGNFHLEDEPHTGRHSNFDDDILKALLLEDPFLSSRDIAERMGFDHTTVSRHINKLGYVQKFGRWVPHELSETNLLTRVAVCSSLLARQNFQPFLDQLVVGDEKSITYDKVRKKPKCEKALSDPGPSVHQQKRMLCIWWDRKGPVHYELLPPGQRITADVYCEQLSRLDAKLKEKRAVSAGRRGIILQRDNARPYIGLRARRKLCGLGYEDLPHPPYSPDVAIGLPLIFVVTKFFERERI from the coding sequence ATGGAAGTTGATAAGCTTCATCTAAGACACTGCATGCTCTACGAGTATCAAAAGGGCAATAACGCAACTGCAGCTACAAAAGAATTATGTATGGCGTTAGGCCAGGATATCGTAGACGTTAGGACGGTTCAGAGATGGTTCTCCAAATTTCGAGCTGGAAATTTTCACCTCGAGGATGAGCCGCATACCGGCAGACACTCGAACTTCGATGACGATATTCTGAAGGCGCTACTTCTTGAAGACCCTTTCTTAAGTAGCAGGGACATAGCGGAAAGGATGGGCTTTGATCATACAACAGTATCGCGGCATATAAACAAACTGGGGTACGTCCAGAAGTTTGGTAGATGGGTTCCGCATGAACTCAGCGAAACCAATTTGCTCACCCGCGTCGCCGTATGCTCCTCGCTGCTAGCACGGCAGAATTTTCAGCCTTTCTTAGACCAGCTAGTCGttggcgacgaaaaatcgattacGTACGATAAAGTCAGAAAAAAGCCCAAGTGTGAGAAGGCCCTATCTGATCCCGGACCTAGTGTCCACCAACAAAAAAGAATGCTCTGTATCTGGTGGGATAGAAAAGGACCTGTACACTACGAGCTCCTGCCACCCGGCCAACGCATCACCGCTGATGTCTATTGCGAGCAATTGTCACGATTAGATGCGAAACTCAAGGAAAAACGGGCAGTTTCAGCCGGCCGGAGAGGCATCATCCTTCAACGCGACAACGCCCGACCGTACATCGGACTCCGGGCCAGACGGAAACTGTGCGGGCTCGGCTACGAGGATCTTCCCCATCCACCTTACTCCCCCGATGTCGCCATCGGACTACCACTTATTTTTGTCGttacaaaattttttgaaCGGGAAAGAATTTAA
- the LOC105278793 gene encoding ankyrin repeat domain-containing protein 39, whose translation MDQHQCNNDETNECCEATRDYGIRQTLEEMDFERGIWAAAKDGDLERVQELLDRNVSPNVEDSAGYKPLHYAARNGHYDVCELLLDNGADINAVTPAVGATALHRAATQGHSNIVKMLLRHGANVNLVDADGRTALHRVLSAPLPRDQVFEQLIPVTDLRIRDKAGRTVEDLAILNCDENAQHLIKMKKKKIQGKNR comes from the exons atggatCAGCATCAGTGCAATAATGATGAAACTAATGAGTGTTGCGAAGCGACTCGGGATTACGGCATTCGACAGACTCTGGAGGAAATGgattttgagcgcggaatctgGGCGGCAG CTAAGGACGGCGACTTGGAACGCGTGCAGGAGTTATTAGACAGAAATGTCTCGCCCAACGTGGAGGACTCTGCTGGCTACAAACCGCTGCATTACGCCGCGCGAAATGGCCATTACGACGTGTGCGAACTGCTGCTGGACAACGGGGCGGATATAAACGCCGTCACCCCTGCTGTAGGCGCAACCGCCCTGCATCGTGCGGCCACGCAAGGCCACAGTAACATTGTCAAGATGCTGTTGCGTCATGGGGCGAATGTTAATCTCGTAGATGCGGATGGTAGGACAGCCTTACACCGAGTGCTTTCGGCACCCTTGCCTCGTGATCAGGTTTTCGAGCAATTGATACCAGTTACCGATCTCCGGATCCGCGATAAGGCTGGACGTACCGTAGAGGACTTGGCTATACTGAACTGTGATGAGAACGCGCAACATTTAATcaagatgaagaagaaaaaaatacaggGTAAAAATAGATAG
- the LOC105278736 gene encoding uncharacterized protein LOC105278736 isoform X2: MISQSALFQSNVIISFVAKVSSIADCFSQLLQMPYILVRGNLASYGHKYPWRVLVSGLKAADIEQLSRFSSGGYCDDSTIVYMQHPCVLLTALEVLGYKVVASSSTSVKQDYNEYMWTMRKEFSEPEPDTVVKAARQWQKQPRPTPRPKSWTPPSRTMKFSITSV, translated from the exons ATGATTTCACAGTCTGCATTATTTCAAAGTAATGTGATTATCTCGTTTGTAGCGAAG GTGTCGTCTATTGCAGATTGTTTTAGCCAACTATTACAGATGCCATACATTCTAGTACGTGGTAATCTAGCGTCGTACGGTCATAAGTATCCCTGGAGGGTTCTAGTGTCAGGGCTTAAAG CGGCTGACATAGAGCAGCTGAGTCGCTTCTCCTCCGGAGGATATTGCGACGACTCGACGATAGTGTACATGCAACATCCTTGCGTGCTATTGACCGCTTTAGAGGTACTCGGTTACAAAGTCGTCGCATCTTCCAGCACTAGCGTTAAACAGGATTATAATGAGTACATGTGGACCATGAGAAAAGAGTTCTCAGAACCGGAACCTGACACTGTCGTAAAAGCCG CGCGGCAATGGCAAAAACAACCACGTCCGACGCCACGTCCAAAAAGCTGGACGCCACCGTCGAGGACgatgaaattttctattacaTCGGTGTAA
- the LOC105278736 gene encoding uncharacterized protein LOC105278736 isoform X4, whose amino-acid sequence MGSKSVRICISICSRCLTSLKYVTCIHKVSSIADCFSQLLQMPYILVRGNLASYGHKYPWRVLVSGLKAADIEQLSRFSSGGYCDDSTIVYMQHPCVLLTALEVLGYKVVASSSTSVKQDYNEYMWTMRKEFSEPEPDTVVKAGTFGYLKR is encoded by the exons ATGGGGAGCAAGTCCGTAAGAATATGCATCAGCATTTGTTCAAGATGTCTAACATCTCTGAAATATGTTACATGTATCCACAAGGTGTCGTCTATTGCAGATTGTTTTAGCCAACTATTACAGATGCCATACATTCTAGTACGTGGTAATCTAGCGTCGTACGGTCATAAGTATCCCTGGAGGGTTCTAGTGTCAGGGCTTAAAG CGGCTGACATAGAGCAGCTGAGTCGCTTCTCCTCCGGAGGATATTGCGACGACTCGACGATAGTGTACATGCAACATCCTTGCGTGCTATTGACCGCTTTAGAGGTACTCGGTTACAAAGTCGTCGCATCTTCCAGCACTAGCGTTAAACAGGATTATAATGAGTACATGTGGACCATGAGAAAAGAGTTCTCAGAACCGGAACCTGACACTGTCGTAAAAGCCG GTACCTTCGGCTATCTGAAGAGATAA
- the LOC105278739 gene encoding ras-related protein Rab-14 produces MSTGPYNYSYIFKYIIIGDMGVGKSCLLHQFTEKKFMADCPHTIGVEFGTRIIEVAGQKIKLQIWDTAGQERFRAVTRSYYRGAAGALMVYDITRRSTYNHLSSWLTDTRNLTNPSTVIFLIGNKSDLEGQRDVTYEEAKQFADEHGLMFVEASAKTGHNVEEAFLETAKKIFQSIQDGRLDLNAAESGVQHNPSQPGRTSLQGVSNEQQGGKDSCSC; encoded by the exons ATGTCGACCGGTCCTTACAATTACTCCTACATCTTCAAGTACATCATCATAGGGGATATGGGGGTCGGCAAGTCGTGCCTGCTTCACCAGTTTACGGAAAAAAAAT TTATGGCGGATTGTCCACACACCATCGGCGTCGAGTTCGGGACTAGGATCATCGAAGTAGCGGGGCAGAAAATAAAGCTGCAGATCTGGGACACCGCCGGGCAGGAACGATTCCGAGCGGTTACCAG ATCGTACTACCGGGGTGCGGCCGGGGCTTTAATGGTGTACGATATCACGCGCCGTTCGACTTACAATCATCTCAGTAGCTGGCTGACGGACACGAGAAACCTGACGAATCCAAGCACT GTCATATTCTTAATTGGCAACAAGAGCGATCTCGAGGGCCAACGTGACGTTACCTACGAGGAAGCGAAACAGTTCGCCGACGAGCATGGCTTGATGTTCGTCGAAGCCAGTGCGAAGAC AGGGCACAATGTGGAAGAAGCCTTCCTGGAAACTGCAAAGAAAATATTCCAAAGTATACAGGACGGACG ATTGGACCTAAATGCAGCGGAGTCCGGCGTACAACACAATCCCAGCCAACCGGGTCGTACCAGCCTCCAAGGAGTGTCCAATGAACAGCAGGGAGGGAAGGACTCCTGCTCCTGTTAG
- the LOC105278736 gene encoding uncharacterized protein LOC105278736 isoform X5, with the protein MGSKSVRICISICSRCLTSLKYVTCIHKVSSIADCFSQLLQMPYILVRGNLASYGHKYPWRVLVSGLKAADIEQLSRFSSGGYCDDSTIVYMQHPCVLLTALEVLGYKVVASSSTSVKQDYNEYMWTMRKEFSEPEPDTVVKAEVKPNEV; encoded by the exons ATGGGGAGCAAGTCCGTAAGAATATGCATCAGCATTTGTTCAAGATGTCTAACATCTCTGAAATATGTTACATGTATCCACAAGGTGTCGTCTATTGCAGATTGTTTTAGCCAACTATTACAGATGCCATACATTCTAGTACGTGGTAATCTAGCGTCGTACGGTCATAAGTATCCCTGGAGGGTTCTAGTGTCAGGGCTTAAAG CGGCTGACATAGAGCAGCTGAGTCGCTTCTCCTCCGGAGGATATTGCGACGACTCGACGATAGTGTACATGCAACATCCTTGCGTGCTATTGACCGCTTTAGAGGTACTCGGTTACAAAGTCGTCGCATCTTCCAGCACTAGCGTTAAACAGGATTATAATGAGTACATGTGGACCATGAGAAAAGAGTTCTCAGAACCGGAACCTGACACTGTCGTAAAAGCCG AAGTAAAGCCCAACGAGGTATAA
- the LOC105278741 gene encoding uncharacterized protein C05D11.1 gives MSPVDGSPSGNMGGFELICTFNANSKANAIPFHMYKSTNTGITICIAKVDGPVVSGYFNIVTEAHDDDGLPHTLEHLIFLGSEDYPYKGVLDLWANRCLASGTNAGTYVDRTCYTMSTAGSEGFLSLMPIYLEHILYPTLLDSAFITEVHHITGDGKDAGVVYCEMQDKDNTGECRTYNEFVKAMYPGICGYKSNTGGALINLRNSTSNKKVRQYHKQFYRPENLTLLIAGQVKHADVFRALLPLEQKIMSKGSRSAFQRPWQRAVPPLERSLDLDVYYPCDEEDNGMVCVGWRGPSIVNEIYDYLGCTLLMQYFTSTCISPLQKKFVETDDPYASNVDAMTLAYSTTALLFWFENVPKNKIPLIEGLLVKVLKDTCNAVDSAIDMKRMRTVVHKSILWDLDAFDNNPHDTVEDILFKHVLYGDTKEDLERRLDVIRDRQKLENEPEAYWLSLLKKYFIGKPMVTVKGVPSIEKKRTSTQEEETRIAKQIEQLGTNGLTHKEVELKHAIEENERPIPDNLLTNVAIPSTDSINFHHIKGYSTETSEQHPRFDVTKLPLFTYLDHVNTNFVYLYVIMDTSALSREYRKYVPLLLEVITECGPLRRNDRLIPYEEVVAELEADTVSVSTKIGIGGSRYSCGIYENNVILMLQLELEKYDKGIQWIKELLYDTELTIEKLKVVATKMINDVAQLKRRGYDVKRHMINGLMYNKDSNTFASGMLRQQKFLTELMERLSDDAGQREVMAEITSVRKTLTRLKNMVLFIATNVEKLAAQVPDVYAPWNIHFSDVATGKANLNSTPDWALTNSFEDIPINGCITGVGCIESSFLSQVCPCINDYQHPDLPALKVCLKYLTQAEGPMWRLIRGLGLSYGYGLAVAPNEGLLYLTLDTATNMAAAYKEAKSIVESHLAGDKWDRLLYESAKSSLIYNIIEQEQTVYNALVQSLRFYIGNVPQDYNRQMVRRISAVTMEDMTRVATLYLKPLFDPKKCKTAVVCHPSKIAELDETFKQMNQNLKLYNCLEETYLSEW, from the exons ATGTCGCCCGTCGACGGTTCCCCGAGTGGAAATATGGGCGGATTCGAGCTGATATGCACGTTCAACGCAAACTCGAAGGCAAACGCGATTCCGTTCCATATGTACAAATCGACGAATACCGGGATCACGATTTGCATCGCGAAGGTCGACGGTCCGGTTGTCAGCGGCTACTTCAACATCG TTACTGAAGCGCATGACGACGATGGCCTTCCTCATACACTGGAGCATCTTATCTTCTTGGGCAGTGAGGATTATCCCTACAAAGGTGTCTTGGACCTCTGGGCAAACCGGTGCCTCGCATCTGGCACCAATGCTGGAACGTATGTGGACCGTACGTGCTACACCATGTCAACAGCTGGTAGTGAAGGATTTTTGTCCCTGATGCCGATATACCTTGAGCATATTCTCTATCCCACTCTACTG GACTCGGCGTTTATTACGGAAGTGCATCACATCACTGGTGACGGCAAGGATGCAGGTGTAGTTTACTGCGAAATGCAGGATAAAGATAATACGGGTGAATGTAGGACGTACAATGAATTTGTGAAGGCGATGTATCCCGGCATATGTGGATATAAATCGAATACCGGAG GTGCACTGATAAATTTGCGGAACAGTACCAGCAACAAGAAAGTGCGGCAGTATCATAAGCAATTTTATAGACCGGAAAATTTGACTCTGTTAATAGCGGGGCAAGTGAAGCACGCCGATGTTTTCCGCGCGTTGCTGCCTTTGGAACAGAAGATAATGTCGAAG GGAAGCAGAAGTGCGTTCCAGAGGCCCTGGCAAAGAGCGGTGCCACCGCTCGAGCGAAGCCTAGACCTGGATGTCTATTACCCGTGCGATGAGGAGGACAACGGTATGGTGTGCGTCGGTTGGCGGGGACCGTCGATAGTGAACGAGATATACGATTATCTCGGTTGCACCCTGCTCATGCAGTACTTCACCAGCACGTGCATCAGCCCTTTGCAAAAGAAATTCGTCGAGACGGACGATCCGTACGCCAGCAACGTGGACGCCATGACGTTAGCTTACTCGACAACCGCCTTGTTATTCTGGTTCGAGAATGTGCCGAAGAATAAGATCCCGCTTATCGAGGGGCTGCTGGTGAAGGTACTCAAAGACACGTGCAACGCCGTCGACAGCGCTATAGACATGAAGCGAATGAGGACCGTGGTTCACAAAAGTATCCTCTGGGATTTGGACGCCTTCGACAACAATCCACACGACACGGTCGAGGATATACTCTTCAAGCACGTGTTGTACGGAGACACGAAGGAAGAT CTCGAGCGAAGATTGGACGTTATACGCGATCGGCAGAAGTTAGAAAATGAGCCTGAAGCCTATTGGTTGAGTCTtctgaagaaatattttattggtaAGCCGATGGTGACTGTGAAGGGCGTACCCAGCATAGAGAAGAAACGTACGTCGACGCAGGAGGAAGAGACGCGAATAGCCAAGCAGATAGAGCAGCTTGGCACGAACGGCTTGACGCACAAGGAAGTCGAGTTAAAGCACGCTATCGAGGAGAATGAG AGGCCTATACCAGACAATCTGTTGACAAATGTAGCTATACCTAGCACGGATTCCATCAACTTCCATCACATCAAAGGCTACTCTACGGAAACGTCGGAGCAGCATCCGAGGTTCGACGTTACGAAGCTGCCGTTGTTCACCTACTTAGATCACGTTAATACAAATTTCGTCTAT CTGTACGTTATCATGGACACGTCCGCTCTCAGTAGAGAATACAGGAAGTACGTGCCATTATTGCTGGAAGTTATTACCGAGTGCGGGCCGTTGAGAAGGAACGACCGCCTAATTCCTTACGAGGAAGTGGTGGCCGAACTGGAAGCGGACACCGTGTCGGTTTCCACTAAAATCGGGATCGGTGGTAGCAGATACTCGTGCGGAATATACGAGAACAACGTTATCCTGATGCTTCAA CTGGAATTGGAAAAATATGACAAGGGTATACAGTGGATCAAGGAGCTTTTATACGACACCGAGTTGaccattgaaaaattgaaggtGGTAGCGACGAAGATGATAAACGATGTCGCTCAACTGAAGCGAAGAGGATACGATGTTAAAAGACACATGATAAACGGactaatgtataataaag ACAGTAATACCTTCGCGTCCGGCATGCTGCGACAGCAAAAGTTCCTCACCGAGCTCATGGAACGTCTGAGCGACGATGCGGGCCAGAGGGAAGTTATGGCGGAAATCACGTCGGTCAGGAAGACCCTGACGCGGCTGAAGAACATGGTTCTGTTCATCGCTACCAACGTTGAAAAATTAGCGGCGCAGGTCCCGGACGTCTACGCTCCGTGGAACATACACTTCTCCGACGTAGCAACGGGCAAGGCCAA TCTCAACAGCACGCCCGACTGGGCGCTGACGAATTCCTTCGAGGATATACCTATCAACGGTTGCATCACGGGAGTAGGGTGCATAGAAAGCTCGTTTCTCAGCCAGGTCTGTCCGTGCATAAACGACTATCAGCACCCGGATTTGCCGGCTCTGAAGGTCTGCTTGAAGTACTTGACTCAAGCGGAG GGTCCTATGTGGAGATTGATTCGAGGACTGGGACTCTCGTACGGATACGGCCTCGCCGTGGCACCGAATGAAGGACTGCTGTATCTCACGCTAGATACTGCCACAAACATGGCAGCTGCGTACAAGGAGGCGAAGTCAATAGTG GAATCCCATCTCGCCGGTGACAAGTGGGACCGATTGCTTTACGAATCAGCTAAATCGTCCTTGATCTACAATATCATCGAGCAGGAGCAGACCGTGTACAACGCGCTGGTACAATCGTTAAGATTCTACATCGGGAACGTACCGCAAGATTATAATCGTCAGATGGTACGACGCATTTCCGCTGTCACCATGGAGGATATGACCCGCGTAGCGACTCTGTATCTCAAGCCGCTGTTCGATCCGAAGAAATGTAAAACCGCCGTCGTGTGTCATCCTTCAAAGATCGCGGAGTTGGACGAAACCTTCAAACA AATGAATCAAAATCTTAAGCTGTACAATTGCCTTGAAGAAACATACTTGAGCGAGTGGTAA
- the LOC105278736 gene encoding uncharacterized protein LOC105278736 isoform X3: MGSKSVRICISICSRCLTSLKYVTCIHKVSSIADCFSQLLQMPYILVRGNLASYGHKYPWRVLVSGLKAADIEQLSRFSSGGYCDDSTIVYMQHPCVLLTALEVLGYKVVASSSTSVKQDYNEYMWTMRKEFSEPEPDTVVKADRSARGTRQKM; encoded by the exons ATGGGGAGCAAGTCCGTAAGAATATGCATCAGCATTTGTTCAAGATGTCTAACATCTCTGAAATATGTTACATGTATCCACAAGGTGTCGTCTATTGCAGATTGTTTTAGCCAACTATTACAGATGCCATACATTCTAGTACGTGGTAATCTAGCGTCGTACGGTCATAAGTATCCCTGGAGGGTTCTAGTGTCAGGGCTTAAAG CGGCTGACATAGAGCAGCTGAGTCGCTTCTCCTCCGGAGGATATTGCGACGACTCGACGATAGTGTACATGCAACATCCTTGCGTGCTATTGACCGCTTTAGAGGTACTCGGTTACAAAGTCGTCGCATCTTCCAGCACTAGCGTTAAACAGGATTATAATGAGTACATGTGGACCATGAGAAAAGAGTTCTCAGAACCGGAACCTGACACTGTCGTAAAAGCCG ATCGTTCCGCTCGCGGCACTCGCCAGAAGATGTAA